One region of Streptococcus salivarius genomic DNA includes:
- a CDS encoding CCA tRNA nucleotidyltransferase: MRLSYLPSEFQKALPILEKIKAAGFEAYFVGGSVRDALLNRPIHDVDIASSSYPEETKQIFERTVDIGIEHGTVLVLENGGEYEVTTFRTEDVYVDYRRPSSVSFVRSLEEDLKRRDFTVNAFALNENAEVIDKFNGLADLDNRVLRAVGKAEERFNEDALRIMRGLRFAASLDFDIEEKTFQAMTSHAPLLEKISIERSFIEFDKLLLAPHWKKGIKALLATKAYQYLPDFQETAEEWQSFVADYVEDFRFTSSEQAWAATLLALKHDNPRSFLKKWKTSVNFQKTVQSLIEIFNFRLERAVTKQDVYQYGKELLEAAETLRQAQGLDVDYVRIADLDGQLLIHDKHEIVVNGGTLMKELGFKPGPDLGRALKAIENAIVDGKLANDKEAIMAFVQAMK; the protein is encoded by the coding sequence ATGAGATTAAGTTATTTGCCTTCTGAGTTTCAGAAGGCTTTACCAATATTAGAGAAGATTAAGGCTGCGGGTTTTGAGGCTTACTTTGTTGGTGGTTCGGTACGAGATGCCCTTCTTAACCGTCCCATTCATGATGTAGACATTGCTTCATCTTCATATCCTGAAGAGACCAAACAGATTTTCGAGCGTACGGTGGATATCGGTATTGAGCATGGGACCGTTTTGGTCTTGGAAAATGGCGGAGAGTATGAGGTGACGACCTTCCGAACAGAGGATGTCTATGTAGATTACCGTCGTCCGTCTAGCGTGTCCTTTGTGCGTTCATTGGAAGAGGATCTTAAGCGTCGTGATTTTACAGTCAATGCTTTTGCTCTTAATGAAAATGCTGAGGTTATCGACAAGTTCAATGGTCTAGCTGATTTGGACAATCGTGTTTTGAGGGCTGTTGGTAAGGCTGAGGAACGCTTTAACGAGGATGCTCTTCGTATCATGAGAGGGCTACGTTTTGCAGCGAGTTTAGACTTTGATATCGAAGAAAAAACTTTTCAGGCTATGACCAGCCATGCCCCACTTCTGGAAAAGATTTCGATTGAGCGAAGTTTCATCGAGTTCGATAAGTTGCTTTTGGCCCCACATTGGAAAAAGGGAATCAAGGCACTTCTAGCGACTAAGGCTTATCAGTACCTTCCGGATTTTCAAGAAACTGCTGAAGAATGGCAGTCTTTTGTGGCAGACTATGTGGAGGACTTTAGATTTACAAGTTCTGAACAGGCTTGGGCGGCAACTCTTTTGGCTCTCAAGCATGATAATCCACGCTCTTTCCTTAAAAAATGGAAGACGTCTGTTAATTTCCAAAAGACAGTTCAGTCCTTGATTGAGATTTTCAATTTCCGTTTGGAGAGAGCCGTGACTAAACAAGATGTTTATCAGTATGGTAAGGAGCTCTTAGAGGCGGCTGAGACTTTGAGACAGGCTCAGGGCTTGGATGTCGATTATGTGCGTATTGCCGATTTGGATGGTCAGTTGCTCATCCATGATAAGCACGAAATCGTTGTGAATGGTGGCACGCTGATGAAGGAGCTAGGATTCAAACCTGGTCCGGACCTTGGTCGTGCACTTAAAGCCATTGAAAATGCCATCGTTGATGGGAAACTAGCTAATGACAAGGAAGCTATTATGGCCTTTGTTCAAGCTATG